A single genomic interval of Aegicerativicinus sediminis harbors:
- a CDS encoding TolC family protein, translating into MKTNLLIILFLVIWGNSFSQSLENLINIGFENNPMIRATQKRYQIAEETINEANTIPNTEFSAGYFITTPETRVGAQKARFSVKQMFPWFGSIENRSEFSKSMAEIEYVNYTIAKRKLAFSISTIYYDLFEISKKELIIEEQLSLLQTYEQLALNSVQVGKASAVDVLKLQLRINKLKEQIEILQTNKAEVSTRLNILLNRNPKMEIVVEDLVMFDELTVIDPATIELNPELLKFDAAISSIDRSELLNQNESKPMFGLGIDYIPVAERTDMVLSDNGKDILMPMVSLSIPIFNNKFNSVSIQNKIKKEETLALKENRTNELNTQLNTALKNLEAAKISYDYQQQNLERAKNAETILLKTYETGKVDFNELLNIQELQLNIEISTLAAIKKYYKNLAEIAYLIEIKS; encoded by the coding sequence ATGAAAACTAACCTTCTAATAATCCTGTTTTTAGTTATCTGGGGAAATTCTTTTTCACAGAGTTTAGAAAACCTTATAAACATAGGGTTTGAAAATAACCCTATGATTAGGGCTACACAAAAGCGTTACCAAATTGCTGAAGAAACGATAAATGAGGCCAATACCATACCTAATACTGAATTTTCTGCTGGATATTTTATTACAACCCCAGAAACCAGGGTTGGAGCACAAAAAGCCCGTTTTTCAGTAAAACAGATGTTTCCTTGGTTTGGAAGTATTGAAAATCGTTCAGAATTTTCTAAATCCATGGCTGAGATAGAATATGTTAACTACACCATTGCAAAACGTAAATTGGCATTTTCCATTAGCACTATCTATTATGACTTATTTGAAATTTCCAAGAAGGAACTTATCATAGAAGAACAACTATCATTACTTCAAACATATGAACAACTTGCACTAAATTCTGTGCAAGTAGGTAAAGCCTCGGCAGTAGATGTTCTCAAGCTTCAATTGAGAATTAACAAACTAAAGGAACAAATTGAAATACTGCAAACAAACAAAGCAGAAGTTAGTACACGACTAAATATTCTGCTTAATAGAAACCCCAAAATGGAAATAGTGGTAGAAGATTTAGTAATGTTTGATGAACTCACTGTTATAGATCCAGCTACAATAGAATTAAATCCAGAATTATTGAAATTCGATGCTGCTATCAGCAGTATTGATAGGTCTGAATTACTTAACCAAAACGAGTCCAAACCAATGTTTGGGTTAGGAATAGATTACATCCCTGTTGCGGAACGAACAGATATGGTGTTGAGTGATAATGGAAAGGATATACTAATGCCAATGGTTTCATTATCTATACCTATTTTCAACAATAAGTTCAATTCCGTCTCTATCCAGAACAAAATAAAAAAAGAAGAAACCTTAGCACTTAAGGAAAACAGAACCAACGAACTAAATACTCAATTAAATACCGCTTTAAAAAATCTTGAAGCCGCCAAGATTAGCTATGATTACCAACAGCAGAATCTAGAGAGGGCCAAGAATGCAGAAACAATATTGCTAAAGACATATGAAACTGGCAAAGTTGATTTTAATGAATTATTAAACATTCAAGAATTACAACTTAACATTGAAATTTCAACTTTAGCGGCAATAAAAAAATATTATAAAAACTTAGCCGAAATAGCATATTTAATAGAAATCAAATCATAA
- a CDS encoding HYC_CC_PP family protein: MKKRFLHITSILMAVVVLLSTFSFSISKHFCGDHLVEVAVFSELKGCGMGMDLPNQVSIEKTCCKNDVVSVEGQDELKIQFDHYKLDQPSFVTAFISSYFLLFVPEQEQNIFQDESPPPKIFRCIYKLDETYLI, encoded by the coding sequence GTGAAGAAGAGATTTTTACATATCACCTCAATTTTAATGGCAGTCGTTGTCCTGCTATCAACCTTTAGTTTTTCTATAAGCAAACACTTCTGTGGCGACCATTTAGTCGAAGTTGCTGTTTTCTCTGAGCTCAAAGGATGTGGCATGGGAATGGATTTGCCAAACCAAGTTTCTATCGAAAAAACTTGTTGTAAAAATGATGTGGTTTCGGTTGAAGGTCAGGATGAATTAAAAATTCAATTTGACCACTATAAGTTGGATCAACCATCTTTTGTAACTGCTTTTATTTCTTCATATTTTCTATTATTTGTTCCAGAACAAGAACAAAACATTTTCCAAGACGAATCTCCACCACCTAAAATATTTAGGTGTATTTATAAGCTAGACGAGACTTATTTAATTTGA
- a CDS encoding JAB domain-containing protein yields MKHTISEITVGYTPNKMVPNFKITCSVVASNFIRDQWDHGTFELQEEFKVLLLNNSNEPLGIYPLSKGGMTYTGVDLRILFGVILKSGATAFISVHNHPSGKMKPSNADFQLHNKMKEISELFGINFLDNLILSKEAYYSFMEDGY; encoded by the coding sequence ATGAAACATACAATTTCAGAAATCACGGTTGGTTACACCCCAAACAAAATGGTTCCAAACTTTAAAATTACTTGTAGTGTGGTAGCATCCAATTTTATTCGAGATCAATGGGATCATGGAACATTTGAATTACAGGAGGAATTCAAAGTTTTGCTCCTTAATAATTCAAATGAACCTTTAGGAATCTATCCTTTATCAAAAGGAGGAATGACTTACACAGGTGTAGACCTAAGAATTCTATTCGGTGTCATCCTTAAAAGTGGAGCTACAGCTTTCATTTCGGTTCATAATCACCCTAGCGGTAAAATGAAGCCCAGTAATGCAGATTTTCAACTTCACAACAAAATGAAGGAAATCTCAGAATTGTTTGGAATTAACTTTTTAGATAATCTAATTCTTTCCAAAGAGGCTTACTATAGTTTTATGGAGGATGGGTATTAA
- a CDS encoding efflux RND transporter permease subunit, which yields MLNKSIKFLIDNKLVALLLLAVGIGWGIVHAPFNWDTKFLPNDPVAVDAIPDLGENQQIVFTDWPGRSPQDIEDQITYPLTTSLLGIPGVKTIRSTSMFGFSSIYIIFNEDVEYYWSRSRILEKLNSLPDNILPAGVSPSLGPDATALGQIYWYTLEGRDKDGKVTGGWDLHELRSVQDYQVKYALSSAEGVSEVSSIGGYVQEYQIDVNPELMRQYNIGLMDVVEAVKGSNKDIGAQTVEINQVEYLVRGLGYIKSIDDIENAVIDSKNFTSIKIKDVANVQLGPSARRGILDKEGAEVVGGVVVSRFGANPLEVINNVKDKISQISGGLPKKTLADGRVSQLTVIPFYDRTDLIKETLNTLNEALYLEILITILVIIVMVYNLRASMLISGLLPIAVLFVFIAMKYFGVDANIVALSGIAIAIGTMVDVGIILSENIIRHVDDNGENLPINKVVYNATAEVSGAIVTAVMTTIISFIPVFTMIGSEGKLFRPLAFTKTFALIASIIVALFIIPPIATILFKKTKLSLRSKQLYNLLFFIAGIVAITYGYWLGLILVAFALIRFFETRETLSSSQSSKLIAGLSVFTISLLLSIYWRPLGFDRSTFINFIFVSLICFGLLLFFTFFRSYYSRILRWTLENKMLFLSIPTLLIILGVVIKEHTGKEFMPSLNEGSFLLMPTSMPHSGVKENKRILQQLDMAVANIPEIETVVGKAGRTASALDPAPLSMFENIILYKPEYLLDSVGTKTKFKVDDNGNFILKNDKGIVQNLQKMEEEKTTPINYQKISFNDLIPDEDGEYYRNWRPWIKSPDDIWNEIVAVTKIPGVTSAPKLQPIETRLVMLQTGMRAPMGIKIKGQNLEEIEQFGFQLETLLKEVEGVKPETVFADRIVGKPYMLVDIDREKLARYGININDVQSVINIAVGGEVLTTTVEGRERYGIRVRYPRELRGTQADFENIYVPVSNMEPVPLRELASIRYEKGPQMIKSEDTFLVGYVLFDKMDGFAEVNVVEKAQDFLNDKIESGELLIPNGINYSFTGTYENQLRADKTLSVVIPLALLIIFLILYFQFKSVSTSFMVFTGIAVAFAGGFIMIWLYGQDWFLNFNFFGENLRNVFNLHPINLSVAVWVGFIALFGIATDDGVIMATYLTQTFDKNQPQTKNDIIASVIEAGEKRIRPCLMTTATTLLALLPILTSHGRGSDIMIPMAIPSFGGMLIALITLFVVPVLFCWKKEYQLKKLNP from the coding sequence ATGCTAAACAAAAGCATTAAATTTTTAATAGATAACAAATTAGTAGCCCTACTCCTATTAGCGGTTGGAATTGGCTGGGGTATTGTTCACGCTCCTTTTAATTGGGATACAAAGTTTCTTCCTAATGATCCTGTAGCTGTTGATGCCATTCCAGATCTAGGCGAAAACCAACAAATTGTATTTACAGATTGGCCAGGACGCTCACCTCAAGATATAGAGGATCAAATTACATATCCATTAACCACTTCATTACTTGGCATACCTGGGGTTAAAACAATCCGCAGTACCTCGATGTTTGGGTTTAGTAGCATCTATATCATTTTTAATGAAGATGTTGAATATTACTGGAGTCGTAGTCGTATTCTGGAAAAATTAAACTCATTACCAGATAATATTCTTCCTGCTGGGGTCTCACCGAGTTTAGGCCCAGATGCCACAGCACTTGGCCAAATCTATTGGTATACTTTAGAGGGAAGAGATAAGGATGGCAAAGTTACTGGAGGTTGGGATTTACACGAATTAAGAAGTGTGCAGGACTACCAAGTTAAATATGCACTTTCCTCTGCTGAAGGTGTCTCTGAAGTGTCTTCAATTGGAGGATATGTACAAGAATATCAAATAGATGTAAATCCGGAATTAATGAGGCAGTATAACATCGGTTTAATGGATGTTGTTGAAGCCGTAAAGGGAAGTAATAAGGATATTGGTGCACAAACAGTTGAAATAAATCAGGTTGAATATTTGGTTAGAGGTCTTGGGTACATTAAATCGATCGATGATATTGAAAATGCCGTAATCGATTCTAAAAACTTTACCTCAATCAAAATTAAAGATGTAGCTAATGTTCAACTGGGACCATCAGCAAGACGAGGAATTTTGGATAAAGAAGGTGCCGAAGTTGTCGGCGGGGTTGTGGTATCGAGGTTTGGAGCCAATCCATTGGAAGTCATCAATAACGTTAAAGATAAAATATCTCAAATCAGTGGAGGCTTGCCAAAGAAAACATTAGCCGATGGAAGGGTTTCACAATTAACAGTAATTCCCTTTTACGACCGCACCGACCTTATTAAAGAGACCCTCAATACTCTTAATGAAGCTCTTTATTTGGAAATACTTATAACAATCCTGGTAATCATAGTAATGGTATATAATTTACGAGCGTCGATGCTAATATCAGGACTTCTTCCAATAGCTGTTTTATTTGTTTTTATTGCAATGAAATATTTTGGTGTTGATGCCAATATAGTTGCATTGTCGGGAATAGCAATTGCAATTGGAACCATGGTGGATGTGGGTATTATTCTTTCTGAAAACATTATTCGCCATGTTGATGATAATGGTGAAAACCTTCCCATAAATAAAGTGGTATATAATGCCACAGCCGAAGTATCAGGAGCTATTGTTACAGCAGTGATGACTACTATTATAAGTTTTATACCAGTCTTTACAATGATTGGTTCTGAAGGCAAATTATTTAGGCCTCTAGCCTTTACCAAGACCTTCGCCTTGATTGCTAGTATAATAGTGGCATTGTTTATTATTCCACCTATAGCAACTATTCTTTTCAAAAAAACAAAACTAAGTCTAAGGAGCAAACAACTTTATAACCTTTTGTTCTTTATTGCAGGAATAGTAGCCATTACCTATGGGTATTGGCTTGGCCTTATCCTTGTTGCCTTTGCATTAATACGTTTTTTTGAGACTCGTGAAACTCTCAGTTCAAGTCAATCTTCAAAACTAATCGCTGGATTATCTGTATTCACAATTTCGCTTTTATTATCCATTTATTGGAGACCTTTGGGTTTTGATAGGAGCACCTTTATCAACTTCATCTTTGTTTCCTTAATCTGTTTTGGATTATTACTGTTTTTTACCTTTTTCCGCAGTTATTATAGTAGGATTTTGAGATGGACATTAGAAAACAAAATGTTGTTTCTAAGTATACCTACCCTTTTGATTATTTTGGGTGTTGTCATTAAAGAACATACTGGTAAAGAATTTATGCCTTCTCTAAATGAAGGTTCATTTCTGTTGATGCCAACTTCCATGCCACACTCTGGAGTTAAAGAGAACAAACGTATTTTACAACAGTTAGACATGGCAGTTGCTAACATACCTGAAATTGAAACTGTTGTTGGTAAGGCTGGTAGAACTGCATCTGCCTTAGACCCTGCTCCACTTTCAATGTTTGAAAATATCATCCTCTACAAACCTGAATATTTATTAGATTCTGTAGGGACAAAAACAAAATTCAAAGTAGATGATAATGGAAATTTTATTTTGAAAAATGATAAAGGCATTGTCCAAAATCTTCAGAAAATGGAGGAGGAAAAAACGACACCTATAAACTATCAAAAGATTTCCTTTAACGATTTAATTCCAGATGAGGATGGGGAATACTACCGCAATTGGCGACCATGGATAAAGTCTCCAGACGATATTTGGAATGAGATTGTTGCTGTAACTAAAATACCTGGAGTTACCTCTGCACCAAAATTACAACCTATAGAAACTCGATTGGTAATGCTACAAACTGGAATGCGCGCACCAATGGGGATAAAAATAAAAGGTCAAAATTTAGAAGAGATTGAACAATTCGGATTTCAACTCGAAACTCTATTAAAAGAAGTTGAAGGTGTAAAACCTGAAACCGTTTTTGCAGATAGGATTGTTGGAAAGCCTTATATGCTAGTCGATATTGACAGGGAAAAGCTTGCTCGATATGGTATTAATATAAACGACGTTCAGTCTGTGATAAACATTGCAGTTGGTGGTGAAGTTCTTACAACCACCGTTGAAGGTAGAGAACGTTATGGAATACGAGTACGTTATCCAAGAGAATTACGTGGCACTCAAGCGGATTTTGAAAATATATATGTGCCTGTTTCCAATATGGAGCCTGTTCCATTAAGAGAATTGGCAAGTATCCGATACGAAAAAGGCCCACAAATGATTAAGAGTGAAGATACTTTTTTAGTCGGGTATGTTCTATTCGATAAAATGGATGGTTTTGCAGAGGTAAATGTGGTTGAAAAGGCACAGGATTTTTTAAACGATAAAATCGAAAGTGGTGAATTGTTAATTCCAAATGGTATTAATTACAGCTTTACGGGCACCTATGAAAATCAGCTTCGTGCAGATAAAACTCTCTCGGTAGTAATTCCACTAGCACTATTGATTATATTCTTGATATTATATTTTCAATTTAAATCTGTTTCTACCTCTTTCATGGTATTCACTGGTATTGCAGTAGCATTTGCGGGTGGTTTTATAATGATTTGGTTATATGGGCAAGATTGGTTTTTAAATTTCAACTTTTTTGGGGAAAACCTGCGAAATGTTTTCAATTTGCATCCAATTAACTTAAGTGTGGCAGTTTGGGTAGGGTTTATTGCCCTATTTGGTATCGCCACGGATGATGGCGTAATTATGGCTACTTATTTAACTCAGACCTTCGATAAAAACCAGCCACAAACTAAAAATGACATTATTGCTTCAGTGATAGAAGCAGGTGAAAAACGAATCCGTCCATGTTTAATGACAACGGCCACTACCCTTTTGGCCTTATTGCCAATTCTAACTTCACATGGCCGAGGAAGTGATATTATGATACCTATGGCAATTCCATCTTTTGGGGGAATGCTCATTGCTCTTATAACTCTTTTTGTTGTACCAGTTTTATTCTGCTGGAAAAAGGAATACCAACTTAAAAAACTAAATCCATGA
- a CDS encoding PD-(D/E)XK nuclease family protein, with protein MREEIQLRALKRISPSLLTSLRKCPFKVVLSNNFKSPLLPYSPLNHLGIVIHHCIDMIYKNKINGIEEFNKEWDSCVEQEESKLLKRGFGYYLPLRDNVEGYAIKKLQTQALIQIKSNNIGLNKTNTHTSSIQTEKFLKSKDGKIGGKVDLIHHNNNVTKLCDFKTGKIFEEEGEIKKDYEDQLKLYGYLYNQEFGNYPHTLSIIDLQKKEYFVEFTSEECEEIGEFSKNRLDEINQLIINKNYTSLANPNKENCKNCLYRPACKYYWKDNKIQFDSKFQDLIGELKDLKQYNNGDITVTIYSANNHFKIYHLNKEFKNELSIKETIAAFNLIKIDEFKYKALKTTRIFKYNMFEIK; from the coding sequence ATGAGGGAGGAAATACAATTAAGGGCTCTAAAAAGAATTTCCCCAAGCCTATTAACTTCGTTAAGAAAATGTCCATTCAAAGTTGTCTTATCAAATAACTTTAAAAGTCCCCTATTACCATACTCTCCACTAAATCATTTAGGAATTGTAATACACCATTGTATCGATATGATTTATAAAAATAAAATCAATGGAATTGAAGAGTTTAATAAAGAATGGGATTCATGTGTTGAACAAGAAGAAAGTAAATTATTAAAAAGAGGATTTGGTTATTATTTGCCATTACGAGATAATGTAGAGGGTTATGCAATTAAAAAACTGCAAACACAAGCTTTAATCCAAATCAAATCCAATAATATTGGATTAAATAAAACTAATACACACACAAGTTCAATTCAAACTGAAAAATTTTTAAAATCAAAAGATGGAAAAATTGGGGGAAAAGTAGACCTAATCCATCATAATAATAACGTAACTAAACTATGTGATTTTAAAACCGGTAAAATTTTTGAAGAGGAAGGTGAAATTAAAAAAGACTATGAAGATCAATTAAAATTATATGGTTATTTATATAATCAAGAATTTGGAAATTATCCACATACCCTATCCATTATTGATCTTCAAAAAAAAGAATATTTTGTCGAATTTACTTCTGAAGAATGTGAAGAAATCGGTGAATTTTCAAAAAACCGATTAGATGAAATTAATCAATTAATTATAAATAAAAATTACACTAGTCTCGCAAATCCAAATAAAGAAAATTGCAAAAATTGCCTTTACAGACCAGCATGTAAATACTACTGGAAGGATAATAAAATACAATTTGATTCAAAATTTCAAGATTTAATTGGAGAATTAAAAGACTTAAAACAATATAACAATGGTGATATTACTGTAACGATTTATTCAGCAAATAATCATTTTAAAATTTATCACCTCAATAAAGAATTTAAAAACGAATTATCAATTAAGGAAACAATTGCTGCATTTAACTTGATTAAAATAGATGAATTTAAATATAAGGCTTTAAAAACAACAAGAATCTTCAAATACAATATGTTCGAAATTAAATAG
- a CDS encoding DNA cytosine methyltransferase — translation MTKIKNGQSQIGLFSFFAGAGFLDLGFEAFKEYETIFVNEYHQPFMDIYKYSRKEMKIREPQFGYSNEDICAFLKNDKSKELTNLINLARKKFKFIGFIGGPPCPDFSVGGKNKGIKGENGKLSETYIDLIISNQPDFFLFENVKGLYRTKKHKAFFNEIKSRLINHGYIITEKLVNALEYGAPQDRERIILIGFKKDILLKSRLKTYDSNTLNFLDWNSNATYQVQDIFSKEWPKQETFKENSEKPPPNGIYINLTVQHWFERNKVENHPNSKHYFTPRAGLPRFKSICEGDDLKKSFKRLHRWRYSPTAAYGNNEVHLHPYKARRISAAEALAIQSLPKDFIIPSHISLTNMFKTIGNGVPYLMAKGLAETILQFIRKIETKEKTYAEINSQ, via the coding sequence ATGACAAAAATCAAAAATGGACAATCCCAAATTGGATTATTTTCCTTCTTTGCTGGTGCGGGGTTCTTAGACTTAGGTTTCGAAGCATTTAAAGAATATGAAACAATTTTTGTAAATGAATACCATCAACCATTTATGGATATTTATAAATATTCGAGAAAGGAAATGAAAATCCGAGAACCTCAATTTGGATATAGTAATGAGGATATTTGTGCCTTCTTAAAAAATGACAAATCGAAAGAATTAACTAATCTAATAAATCTTGCAAGGAAGAAATTTAAGTTTATCGGTTTTATAGGAGGACCGCCATGTCCAGACTTTTCAGTCGGTGGTAAAAATAAAGGGATAAAAGGTGAAAATGGAAAGCTTTCTGAAACCTATATAGATTTAATTATTTCAAATCAACCAGATTTTTTCTTATTCGAGAACGTCAAAGGGCTATACCGGACCAAAAAACATAAGGCATTTTTCAATGAAATCAAATCCAGATTAATTAACCATGGTTACATTATTACTGAAAAATTAGTCAATGCTTTAGAGTATGGTGCGCCTCAAGATAGGGAAAGAATTATTCTAATAGGTTTTAAAAAAGATATCCTGCTCAAATCTAGGTTAAAAACATATGACTCCAATACTCTTAATTTCTTAGATTGGAATTCAAATGCAACCTATCAGGTTCAGGATATTTTTTCAAAGGAATGGCCAAAACAAGAGACCTTTAAGGAAAATTCAGAAAAACCCCCACCTAACGGTATTTATATCAATTTAACTGTTCAACACTGGTTTGAAAGAAATAAAGTTGAAAACCATCCAAATTCAAAACATTATTTCACCCCCAGGGCCGGATTACCAAGATTTAAATCAATATGCGAAGGGGATGATTTAAAAAAATCCTTCAAAAGATTACATCGATGGAGATATTCCCCGACAGCTGCATACGGAAATAATGAGGTCCATTTACATCCTTACAAAGCTCGAAGAATATCGGCTGCTGAAGCCCTGGCAATTCAATCTTTACCAAAAGATTTCATAATTCCATCTCACATTTCGCTAACAAATATGTTTAAAACAATTGGGAATGGTGTTCCTTATTTAATGGCGAAGGGACTGGCAGAGACAATCTTGCAGTTTATAAGAAAGATTGAAACTAAAGAAAAAACTTATGCGGAAATTAACAGCCAGTAA